In one Gossypium hirsutum isolate 1008001.06 chromosome D09, Gossypium_hirsutum_v2.1, whole genome shotgun sequence genomic region, the following are encoded:
- the LOC107891745 gene encoding KH domain-containing protein At4g18375 isoform X1, producing the protein MGESGKRYRGQRDNDGDSRNQKRRLNDRDDKSNNELVVYRILCPDEVIGSVIGKGGKVINLIRQETRAKVKVVDPYPGSKYRVITIYCFVKEKEEIEVEDEFYNKGPLCASQDALLRVHTVIANAIAAMGDSEKKRTDKYREECQILVPSSQSSNIIGKAGSTIKKLRGKTQASIKVTAKDAGDPSHSCAMDFDNFVQIIGEPEAVKKALFAVSAIMYKFSPREEIPLETTVAEAPSAQSIIIPSDVPIYPPGGLYPNPDPILPSRSVPPILGAAHVSDLQGYGDTGSTWPVYSSALPLVSGFSGASRSEELIVRVLCPFDKIGRVIGRAGSTIKSIRQASGARIDVDDTKADRDDCIITVIATESPDDLKSMAVEAVLLLQGKINDEDYETVIMRLLVPSKVIGCIIGKGGSIINEIRKRTKADVRISKKDKPKCADANDELVEVAGEVSSVRDALIQIVLRLRDDVLKEKDGGHNPSVGADALYSGGASLSVSSLLSSVPPVATLAFDQRAESGSDLGVLSSSSLYGYGTLPVRNYGDMGENGYGSMSSYSSKLYGGLPASSTLEILIPANAVGKVMGKGGLNLANIRKLSGAMIEISESKSSRGERVALITGTPQQKREAENLIQAFIMAT; encoded by the exons ATGGGTGAGAGTGGTAAGCGTTATCGAGGTCAAAGAGATAATGATGGGGATAGTAGGAATCAGAAGAGAAGATTGAATGATAGAGATGATAAAAGCAATAATGAACTTGTTGTTTATAGAATACTTTGCCCTGATGAGGTGATTGGGAGTGTGATTGGTAAAGGTGGTAAAGTCATAAATTTGATTAGGCAAGAGACGAGGGCAAAGGTTAAGGTGGTTGATCCATACCCTGGTTCTAAGTATAGGGTTATTACGATATATTGTTTTGTTAAGGAGAAGGAAGAAATTGAGGTAGAGGATGAATTCTATAACAAAGGGCCGTTATGTGCTTCTCAAGATGCTCTGCTTCGAGTTCACACTGTGATTGCAAATGCCATTGCTGCCATGGGGGATTCTGAAAAGAAACGGACAGATAAATACAGGGAGGAATGCCAAATTCTTGTCCCATCTAGCCAATCTTCTAACATCATTGGGAAGGCGGGTTCAACTATTAAGAAACTGAGGGGCAAGACTCAGGCCAGCATTAAAGTTACTGCTAAGGATGCTGGTGATCCAAGTCATTCTTGTGCCATGGATTTTGACAACTTCGTTCAG ATAATTGGTGAACCGGAGGCTGTTAAGAAAGCACTTTTTGCTGTTTCTGCAATCATGTACAAGTTCAGTCCCAGGGAAGAAATCCCTCTTGAGACAACAGTGGCAGAAGCTCCTTCAGCTCAAAGTATCATTATCCCATCAGATGTTCCTATTTATCCACCAGGTGGCTTATATCCGAATCCAGATCCTATTCTTCCTTCTAGATCAGTTCCACCTATATTGGGTGCTGCACATGTGTCAGATCTTCAAGGATATGGTGATACAGGGAGTACCTGGCCCGTGTACTCATCTGCTCTTCCCCTTGTTTCGGGGTTTTCTGGTGCCTCCCGATCTGAAGAATTGATAGTCAGAGTACTATGCCCATTTGACAAGATTGGGCGTGTCATTGGAAGGGCAGGGAGTACTATCAAAAGTATAAGGCAGGCAAGTGGTGCTCGTATCGACGTTGATGATACAAAGGCTGATCGCGATGACTGTATTATAACTGTAATAGCTACAGAG TCACCTGATGATTTAAAATCCATGGCTGTTGAAGCTGTTCTATTGCTGCAAGGGAAGATTAATGATGAAGATTACGAAACTGTAATTATGAGGCTCCTCGTTCCATCTAAAGTTATTGGTTGTATTATTGGAAAAGGTGGTTCTATTATAAATGAAATTCGGAAGAGAACTAAAGCTGATGTACGTATATCAAAAAAGGATAAGCCGAAGTGTGCTGATGCCAATGATGAGCTTGTTGAG GTTGCTGGAGAAGTTAGTAGTGTTAGAGATGCACTTATACAGATTGTTCTAAGGCTCCGAGATGATGTTTTGAAAGAAAAAGACGGTGGTCATAACCCTTCTGTAGGTGCTGATGCTCTCTACTCGGGTGGTGCAAGTCTTTCAGTATCATCTCTCTTGTCTTCTGTTCCTCCAGTTGCTACTTTGGCTTTTGATCAAAGGGCCGAAAGTGGAAGTGACCTTGGTGTTCTTTCTTCAAGCAGCCTCTATGGATATGGAACCCTGCCAGTACGTAATTACGGAGAT ATGGGGGAAAACGGCTATGGGTCCATGTCCTCATATTCATCAAAGCTCTATGGAGG CTTGCCTGCATCTTCAACTCTTGAAATATTGATCCCTGCAAATGCAGTTGGTAAAGTGATGGGCAAAGGAGGGCTCAATTTAGCCAACATAAGAAAG TTATCCGGGGCAATGATTGAAATTTCTGAATCCAAATCCTCTCGAGGGGAACGTGTGGCTCTTATAACTGGCACTCCACAGCAGAAGCGTGAAGCTGAAAACTTGATCCAAGCATTTATAATGGCTACTTGA
- the LOC107891745 gene encoding KH domain-containing protein At4g18375 isoform X2 yields the protein MGESGKRYRGQRDNDGDSRNQKRRLNDRDDKSNNELVVYRILCPDEVIGSVIGKGGKVINLIRQETRAKVKVVDPYPGSKYRVITIYCFVKEKEEIEVEDEFYNKGPLCASQDALLRVHTVIANAIAAMGDSEKKRTDKYREECQILVPSSQSSNIIGKAGSTIKKLRGKTQASIKVTAKDAGDPSHSCAMDFDNFVQIIGEPEAVKKALFAVSAIMYKFSPREEIPLETTVAEAPSAQSIIIPSDVPIYPPGGLYPNPDPILPSRSVPPILGAAHVSDLQGYGDTGSTWPVYSSALPLVSGFSGASRSEELIVRVLCPFDKIGRVIGRAGSTIKSIRQASGARIDVDDTKADRDDCIITVIATESPDDLKSMAVEAVLLLQGKINDEDYETVIMRLLVPSKVIGCIIGKGGSIINEIRKRTKADVRISKKDKPKCADANDELVEVAGEVSSVRDALIQIVLRLRDDVLKEKDGGHNPSVGADALYSGGASLSVSSLLSSVPPVATLAFDQRAESGSDLGVLSSSSLYGYGTLPMGENGYGSMSSYSSKLYGGLPASSTLEILIPANAVGKVMGKGGLNLANIRKLSGAMIEISESKSSRGERVALITGTPQQKREAENLIQAFIMAT from the exons ATGGGTGAGAGTGGTAAGCGTTATCGAGGTCAAAGAGATAATGATGGGGATAGTAGGAATCAGAAGAGAAGATTGAATGATAGAGATGATAAAAGCAATAATGAACTTGTTGTTTATAGAATACTTTGCCCTGATGAGGTGATTGGGAGTGTGATTGGTAAAGGTGGTAAAGTCATAAATTTGATTAGGCAAGAGACGAGGGCAAAGGTTAAGGTGGTTGATCCATACCCTGGTTCTAAGTATAGGGTTATTACGATATATTGTTTTGTTAAGGAGAAGGAAGAAATTGAGGTAGAGGATGAATTCTATAACAAAGGGCCGTTATGTGCTTCTCAAGATGCTCTGCTTCGAGTTCACACTGTGATTGCAAATGCCATTGCTGCCATGGGGGATTCTGAAAAGAAACGGACAGATAAATACAGGGAGGAATGCCAAATTCTTGTCCCATCTAGCCAATCTTCTAACATCATTGGGAAGGCGGGTTCAACTATTAAGAAACTGAGGGGCAAGACTCAGGCCAGCATTAAAGTTACTGCTAAGGATGCTGGTGATCCAAGTCATTCTTGTGCCATGGATTTTGACAACTTCGTTCAG ATAATTGGTGAACCGGAGGCTGTTAAGAAAGCACTTTTTGCTGTTTCTGCAATCATGTACAAGTTCAGTCCCAGGGAAGAAATCCCTCTTGAGACAACAGTGGCAGAAGCTCCTTCAGCTCAAAGTATCATTATCCCATCAGATGTTCCTATTTATCCACCAGGTGGCTTATATCCGAATCCAGATCCTATTCTTCCTTCTAGATCAGTTCCACCTATATTGGGTGCTGCACATGTGTCAGATCTTCAAGGATATGGTGATACAGGGAGTACCTGGCCCGTGTACTCATCTGCTCTTCCCCTTGTTTCGGGGTTTTCTGGTGCCTCCCGATCTGAAGAATTGATAGTCAGAGTACTATGCCCATTTGACAAGATTGGGCGTGTCATTGGAAGGGCAGGGAGTACTATCAAAAGTATAAGGCAGGCAAGTGGTGCTCGTATCGACGTTGATGATACAAAGGCTGATCGCGATGACTGTATTATAACTGTAATAGCTACAGAG TCACCTGATGATTTAAAATCCATGGCTGTTGAAGCTGTTCTATTGCTGCAAGGGAAGATTAATGATGAAGATTACGAAACTGTAATTATGAGGCTCCTCGTTCCATCTAAAGTTATTGGTTGTATTATTGGAAAAGGTGGTTCTATTATAAATGAAATTCGGAAGAGAACTAAAGCTGATGTACGTATATCAAAAAAGGATAAGCCGAAGTGTGCTGATGCCAATGATGAGCTTGTTGAG GTTGCTGGAGAAGTTAGTAGTGTTAGAGATGCACTTATACAGATTGTTCTAAGGCTCCGAGATGATGTTTTGAAAGAAAAAGACGGTGGTCATAACCCTTCTGTAGGTGCTGATGCTCTCTACTCGGGTGGTGCAAGTCTTTCAGTATCATCTCTCTTGTCTTCTGTTCCTCCAGTTGCTACTTTGGCTTTTGATCAAAGGGCCGAAAGTGGAAGTGACCTTGGTGTTCTTTCTTCAAGCAGCCTCTATGGATATGGAACCCTGCCA ATGGGGGAAAACGGCTATGGGTCCATGTCCTCATATTCATCAAAGCTCTATGGAGG CTTGCCTGCATCTTCAACTCTTGAAATATTGATCCCTGCAAATGCAGTTGGTAAAGTGATGGGCAAAGGAGGGCTCAATTTAGCCAACATAAGAAAG TTATCCGGGGCAATGATTGAAATTTCTGAATCCAAATCCTCTCGAGGGGAACGTGTGGCTCTTATAACTGGCACTCCACAGCAGAAGCGTGAAGCTGAAAACTTGATCCAAGCATTTATAATGGCTACTTGA
- the LOC107891743 gene encoding peroxisomal (S)-2-hydroxy-acid oxidase translates to MEMITNVSEYEVIAKEKLPKMVYDYYASGAEDQWTLKENRNAFSRILFRPRILIDVSKIDMMTTILGFRISMPIMVAPTGMQKMAHPEGECATARAASDAGTIMILSSYANSSVEEVASTGSGIRFFQLYVHKDRNLVAQLVRRAERAGFKAIALTADTPRLGRREADIKNRFTLPPYLTLKNFEGLDLGKIDKTDDSGLASYVANQIDQSLSWKDVKWLQTITSLPILVKGVLTAEDTKLAIEAGATGIIVSNHGARQLDYVPATIMALEEVVKAAQGKVPVFLDGGVRRGTDVFKALALGASGIFIGRPVVFALAVDGEAGVRKVLQMLHDELELTMALSGCRSLKEITRNQVVADWDHPRVLPRL, encoded by the exons ATGGAGATGATAACGAATGTTTCGGAATACGAGGTCATTGCAAAGGAAAAATTGCCCAAGATGGTTTATGATTACTATGCATCTGGTGCCGAGGATCAGTGGACTCTTAAGGAGAATCGCAATGCCTTTTCGAGGATCTT GTTTCGACCTCGCATTCTAATCGATGTTAGCAAGATCGACATGATGACCACCATTTTGGGGTTCAGGATTTCGATGCCGATCATGGTTGCTCCGACTGGTATGCAGAAAATGGCTCACCCTGAAG GAGAATGTGCAACAGCTAGAGCAGCTTCAGATGCTGGAACAATCATG ATACTATCGTCATATGCAAATTCTAGTGTGGAAGAGGTCGCTTCTACCGGATCTGGCATTCGGTTTTTCCAACTCTAT GTACACAAAGACAGGAACCTGGTTGCTCAGCTTGTGAGAAGAGCTGAAAGGGCTGGTTTCAAGGCGATTGCCCTAACGGCAGATACTCCAAGACTCGGCCGCAGGGAAGCTGATATTAAAAATAG ATTTACTTTGCCACCATATTTGACATTGAAAAACTTTGAGGGTTTGGACCTTGGCAAAATCGATAAG ACTGATGACTCCGGACTAGCTTCATATGTTGCCAACCAAATTGATCAGTCACTCAGCTGGAAA GATGTGAAGTGGCTTCAAACGATCACATCATTGCCGATTCTAGTTAAGGGTGTTCTTACCGCTGAGGATA CAAAGCTAGCTATAGAAGCTGGAGCTACCGGGATCATTGTATCCAATCATGGAGCTCGCCAGCTTGATTATGTACCAGCAACTATTATGGCTTTGGAAGAG GTTGTTAAAGCAGCACAAGGTAAAGTTCCGGTTTTCCTCGATGGAGGAGTTCGGCGAGGAACCGATGTCTTTAAGGCATTGGCACTCGGAGCATCGGGAATATTC ATTGGAAGGCCAGTGGTATTTGCATTGGCTGTGGATGGCGAAGCTGGTGTTCGGAAAGTGCTTCAAATGTTACATGACGAATTAGAGCTGACGATGGCATTAAGTGGTTGTCGATCGCTGAAGGAGATTACTCGAAACCAAGTTGTCGCTGATTGGGACCATCCTCGGGTTTTGCCTAGGTTATAA
- the LOC107892931 gene encoding protein TIFY 5A produces MRRKCNLELELFPSRIFPGHRQNMVEESKRIPQNQQQQLTIFYNGRVCVCDVTELQARAILMRANREADERIKTPTGSEPDSPTSSSSTSPSRLCSPNAGLSMKKSLQRFLQKRKNRIQATSPYH; encoded by the exons ATGAGACGAAAGTGCAACTTGGAACTGGAGCTTTTTCCTTCACGTATTTTTCCAGGCCATCGTCAAAACat GGTGGAAGAGAGCAAAAGAATCCCACAAAATCAACAGCAGCAGCTAACCATTTTCTATAATGGAAGAGTTTGCGTTTGTGATGTTACAGAGCTTCAg GCAAGAGCTATTTTAATGAGGGCAAATCGAGAAGCGGATGAAAGAATAAAAACTCCAACAGGATCGGAACCGGATTCACCGACATCGTCATCATCGACATCCCCGTCTCGATTATGTAGCCCTAATGCTGGTCTTTCCATGAAGAAATCCCTTCAAAGGTTCCTTCAAAAAAGAAAGAACAGAATCCAAGCTACCTCCCCTTACCATTAA